From bacterium:
CTTTGGGAAAAGCCGGGGCGGTGGCTTTTACCGATGATGGCTGTACCGTATCAAATAATGACGTGATGGAGTTGGCCATGCGGGAAGCTACCAGGCTGAAAATCCCTGTTATGGATCATGCACTGGATCCGAAATTGGCCGGACGGGGCGTGATGCACGAGGGGATCCACTCTCGGGCCCTCGGGTTGGAGGGAATTCCTTCCGAGGCCGAAACCGTGATCGTCGAGCGTGACATCCGGCTTTCCCGTACGACTGGATGTGCTATGCATATTCAGCATGTCTCCGCAGCGGGGTCGGTGGACCTTATCCGGGCTGCCCGGAAGGACGGACTTCCGGTATCCGGTGAGCTGACCCCTCACCATCTGGCGCTGACCGATGCCTCTGTGGAGGCGGCGAAGCCGGAGTGCTATAAAATGAACCCTCCCGTGCGCAGTGAGGCCGATCGCGCTGCATTAATTGAAGGTTTGCTCGATAGCACTCTCTCGTGCTTTGCCACCGATCACGCGCCTCATACCGTTGAAACCAAGGCAAAAGGATTTCGGACGGCACCATTTGGGGTGGTCGGCCTCGAAACTGCGGTGGGCGTTACCTATACACTGTTGGTAAAGAAAGGGTTGATGACCGAGCTTGATTGGGTGGCCCGCTGGACAACAGAGCCTGCGCGTATTATCGGGCGGCGTATTCCGTCCTTAGCTCATGGCGAACCTGCGGATTTGGTGCTTTTAGATCTTGAAAACGAATGGGTGGTTAATACTCAAGACTTTGCTTCCAAATCGCGCAATACCCCATTTGACGGATGGCCGCTGATCGGCCGCGCCATCAAAACATTCTGTGATGGCCGGCTGATCTGGTCCGCCCCAGTCGCCAGTCCCTCTGTCTTGCTCTCTGATAACCAACAACCAACAACCAATAACCCTAAAACAAACATTGTTCTCATGGGTTTCATGGGGACAGGCAAGAGTACTGTGGGGCGAGCCCTGGCCCGGCGGCTTGGGCTGCAGTTTCTGGACATGGACACGCTTCTCGAAGAGCGGGCAGGGAAACCCATCGCGCGCATTTTCGCAGAGGACGGGGAGCCGCATTTCCGTTCGATGGAGCGAACTTTGTCGCAGGAACTCTCGCAGCGGAGTGGTCTGGTGATTGCCTGTGGTGGGGGCGTGGTGCTTAATCCTGACAATATTCGGGATTATGGCCGGTCGGGCCTGGTGGTATGCCTCACCGCCACACCCGAGGTCATTTTCAAGCGTACCGCGAAAGATCGCAACCGGCCCTTATTGGAGGAGAAGGACAGGATGAAGCGCATTTTGGAACTTTTAGAGAAGCGCAAGAAAATGTATGCATCCATCCCCTGTCAAGTAGACACGACGATTCTGACAGGAGAACAGGTTGCCGGAGCCATTATGGAGAAATATTCAGGAGGCTTATAATAGTGTCTGCAGGTCTTTCAGCACATGGGTCGGGCGGTAGGCGAAATGCTTCAAGTCTGCCTCTGTACTCACTCCCGTCAAAACCAGAATGGTCTCAATTTCCGATTCGACGCCGGCTATGATGTCGGTGTCCATTCGATCTCCGATGATCACCGATTCTTCCCGGCGGCATCCGAGCTTTTTGAGAGCGTTACGCATGATTAGCGGATTAGGCTTACCCACATAGTAAGCCTTGCTTCCGGTAGCGAGTTCAATGGGCGCCATCAAGGCGCCAGTGGCCGGAACCAGTCCTCCTTCAACGGGGCCCGTCAGGTCCGGGTTGGTGCCGATGAGCTTGGCGCCCTTGAGCACCAATTTGACGGCCCGGCAAATACGTTCGTAGGTATAGTCATGGGATTCCCCAACGACTACATAGTCCGGGTTGATGTCATTATTGGTCAAGCCTGCGTCATACAAGGCGTTGGTTAATCCGCTTTCGCCGATGACATAGACGCTGCCGTTGGGATGTTGGCTGGCAAGAAAGGCGGCGGTGGCGAGAGCGCTGGTATAGAAATGCTCTTCGCCCACGGATAGTCCGAGCCGTTTCAATTTATGACAAAGCTCGCGAGGGGAGCGCTCGCTGCTATTGGTGAGAAACAGGAACTTTTTTTGCTCAGATTGGAGCCAGTTCACAAATTCAGTGACTCCGGGTAAAAGTTGGTTCCCATGATAGATCACGCCATCCATGTCGCAAATAAACCCTGTTTTCGTGTGAATGTGTTCAAGCGATTTCATGAAGTCACTTTAGCAGTAAAGGCATCTGCCTGGCAATCACTGCCCTAAATCGTTGGCTTGATGGTGTCAACGAGGGGTGCTATTTTCAGGAACTGGGATGAATTGATGTTATGACCGGACATATTCCATTTAGTGAAAGAAACACACCGTGGCGCGGGGGCTTAGACCTCGTTACGGGGTGTTACCCTCCTTTTCTGTTTGGCGGATCGGTCGGACGGTGGCTTCCGGTCTTTCATTTCCATGAAGCGACTGTTGCCGGACTGGAGCCTTATTTAGTGTACCTGGTCGACAATGGGTATCGTACGGTGACCTCGGAGGCGATTGCGGCCTATGTCCGTAAAGGGATTCATCCAGGGCCTAAATCCGTGGCACTTTGCTTCGACGATGCATGGGCAAGTTTCTGGACAGTGGCCGTTCCGCTTTTGCGGAAGCATGGACTTCAGGCCATTACGTATGTCAGTCCTGCGCGCATGCCGGAGCTGGCTTCCCTGCGGCCCACCATAGAAAGCCCGGAAGGGGCTCAGGCTGATATTGAATCCTCTGTAACGCCCTTCACCTCCTGGAATGAGCTTCGCGTTTTGCAGGGATCGGGCGTTGTGGATATTCAAGCCCATACTCTGGGCCATACCATGATCTTCTCTGACTCCGTTATTGGAGGGTTTGTTACGCCCGGTTTCTTGCGGCATCCCCATCTCTATCCGCTGGCCGATACGGGCGACGGAGAGCGATACCTTACTCCTGCCGATCTGGGGGCTCCGCTCTACACCCAGCGTTCACGCTATTCAGATGCGTTCCGCTACGATAACCCCGCGGCCTTTGCGGCTTGTGTGCAAAGGGTTCGTGAGAACGGTGGAGCGGACTTCTTTACGCGGCCTGACTGGGAGAATTGTTTGCGGAAATTGGCGGAATCGTTCCCGGGGCGACAGGAAACCGTGGCGCAGCGCGATGCCGCTATTTTCGATGATCTGTCGATGGCCCGCCAGCAACTGAACACCCAATTGAAGACCGATAGCGTCCGTCATATGTGTTTCCCCTGGGCCATTGCGAGTAAGCCCGGGGAAATTGCCGCCGAAAAGGCCGGCTATGTAACCGCCTTCGGTGATCGGCTGTTCGGGAGACGCTCAGTCCGTCCCGGCGATCCGCCCTACCGCTTAATGCGGTTAAAACACCAGCACATCTACTGTCTGCCCGGGCGCGGGCGACGAACCATCTTCACGAAATAATCCCATTATGCAGAGCCGTCCCGGCTCTGAAAGTGGGAATGGGAATCGGAATAGGGTGACCGGCATGAGGCAGGTGGAAGGGTTCTCCGGGGTGCAAGTCCTGGCCTTTACGGTGCTCAGCAACCACTGGCACATTCTGCTGTTTGGTGTAATCCATTGAGGTTTTGAGCGAGAGACGGAGGCTGCAGTGGGCCTGTTTGTTTGGCGAGCGCTCAAGAAGGTGTCCTGATTGAATCACATGATGAAAGAGAGAAGGAAAAATCATGCCTTGCAGTCAGTTAGCCTGTCACTCTGTTAATACCGGATTCTGAATACCCCCAGTCGAACTTGGGATCCCTTTGTCACGACGGCTCGGCAGGGACGCCTCGCCCTACCCGGAGACATCGAGGATCTATATAGATTTCCAGGTAGGGCAAAACCGCCGCTATTTTCTATTGCTCCCTGCAATCTAGGGTCATACTATCAGCCCCATTATTAACACTGAATTTCAGGGATATGCCTATTTTGAGTACTGACTGCAGAATATCTATTTCGGAAGCCTTTCAGCCTAGGGTTTGTCTGTTTACCGATTCCTATTTCCCGGTAGTGGGCGGGGGGGAAGCGCACGCCCGGTTGTTGTGTGGTGAATTCCAGCTGCTCGGGGTTCCGGTGTTTGTTCTGACTGGCCATAAAGTGGCCTCCTCCCCTGCCTTTGAAACGGTGGATGGCGTTGCGGTTCATCGGGCTCCCCCTGCCGGTTATCCGCGGATGGGGAAATATCTCATGTTGTGGTCGAGTTTCTGGCGCCTGATCCGGATGCGGCGGGAGTATGATGTGATTTATGTGTGCGGCATCAGAACCTTGGGGCTGATTGCTGTGCTGGCGGCGCGCTTGCTGGGTAAAGGGTGCATACTGAGAGCGGAATCCCGCGGCGAAGTGTCGGGCGGGTTCATCTGGGAAAAGACCGACGGCAGGGTGAATCACTTGCTAAAGCTTATGTTTATTGGTCCTGTCATACTTCGGAATATGGCCCTCAAAAAAGCCGACGCCTTTCTGAGTATCGCCGGTGTGATCCGTGAGGAGTATGAGTCCTGTCGTGTATCTGCCCATAAAATTGTTTCAATTCCCAATGGGATTGATGTTGTGCGGTTCAGCCCGGTGTCACCCGAGGCCAGGAGTGTGCTCCGGCGGAATCTGGGTTTGCCGGACGGGCGACTGTTTGCCTACACCGGCAAGTTGAATCGAGGCAAGGGGTTGGAGTTTCTGACGCGGGTCTGGAAGGATTGGGCGCCGCAGCACCCGGATTGTAAGCTCCTGTTGATCGGATCCGGCGCCATGCAGTTTCTGTCCTGTGAAGAAGAGTTACGCCACTTTGTGGCGAAGCATGCAATGGAGTCTGCTGTGATATTTGCCGGGAGTGTGAGTAACGTTCAGGAGTATCTCCAGGTCTCCGATTTCTTTGTTTTTCCGTCTGAGAGCGAAGCCCTGCCACTGGCCTTGCTCGAGGCCCTGGCGACCGGGCTTCCCACGGTGGCCTCTGATATTGGCGGATGCCGCGATATCATCACGGATGGCCGCAATGGACGGTTGGCCCCCCCGAATAACGAAGCCGCCTGGGTAGCCGGTTTGCAGGCGTTGGTTAATGAGCCTGCTTTGGCTGCCGAATGGGGCCGGGCGGGGCGCGAGACAGTGGTGAAGACCTTCAGCATCGCCCATATAGCCGAGGAACACGTGAAGTTGTTTCGTGCCATTTGCGGGAAGGCGGCCGCGGGTGAGTGAGGCGGAAGAACTTCATAACCCGCCCTCCACGGGGCGGTTGCTCAAGTTCACTGGCTGGAATCTTTTTGGCCTCTGTGCGCCCATGGCCGTCGCTTTCTTCGCCTTGCCGCCATTGCGTGGCCGGATGGGTGAGGATATCTACGGCGCGTTCATGTTTCTTCTGACGGTTATCAATTACCTGTCTATACTTGATCTGGGACTGGGACGTGCAGTGACCCAATCGATGTCTGCCCGAATTGCGAGCCGGAAAATTGAGGAGCTCCCGGCGATCTTCTGGACGGCCATGGGCATGATGCTGGCGTTTGCGCTGGTTGGCATGGCGATCTTCTTTCCGTTGATCCCTTCCATTGTGTGTAAGTGGAGTCGTATTCCCCCGGGGTTACAAACGGATGCGGCCTATACGCTTTTTGCGGCCGGGCTGGGTACGCCGTTTCTGGTGCTGGCGGCCTGTCTGGTGGGAGTGCTTGAGGCGCATCAGAAGTTCAAGCTGATTAATATCATACGACTGCCGATGCAGACCTACACGTTTCTGGGGCCCCTGGCTGTCGCGCTGGTGTCGCACAGTTTGCTGGCGCCGGTGGTGGCATTGCTGGCGGGCAAAGCGGTGGAATGCGCCATTTATTTTGCGGCCTGCTTGTGGGATGTGCCTGTTTTGCGGCGCGGCGTTTGCTTCCAACGGCGGCTCGTGCGGCAACTCTTTGTGCTCGGGGGCTGGATGTCGGTATCCAGCATTGCGATGCTGGTGTTGAATCAGATCAACAGCGCGCTGATGTTTGCTCTGCTACCGGTAGCCATGGTCGGGTTCTATGCCACGATTGCCGAAATGGTGATCCGGTTATTGATTTTCCCGCGCGCCTGGGTTTCGGTGTTATTCCCATCCTTCTCCGCCCAGCATGCGCTTGAGACTGGTGCCGTTGCCAGCCTTTATGCCAAGGGGGTAAAGAGTTTGCTGATCTTTTCGTTCCCTGTAATTCTGGTGCTGTTTGCCTTTGCTGGAGAGGCCTTGACCTTGTGGCAGGATGCGGCTTTTTCCGCTGAGAGTGCCGGGGTCATGCGCTGGCTGACGGCTGGAATCTTTGTCTACAGCCTTTCGTTTGTGCCGTTTTCCCTGCTTCAGGGAGTGGGGAGACCAGATGTCAGCGCCAAGTTGCATCTTGTTGAAATCCCGCTCACGATTGGGTTGGCGTGGGTTCTGATGAAGCATTTCGGAATGCAGGGCGCGGGAGTGGCGTGGTTCATTCGCTGCGTATTCGAAACCGGTGCCATGGCGCTTCTCGCAAACAGGTATGCGCCTGGCTCGGGGCGCGCCATCCGTCGCGCCGCCAGCGTTACGGGCGTGGCTCTGCTGTGCATGGTGGTGATGGCTATGACTCCGTCGATTTGGGTCCGGCTGGCCATTTACCCGGCTGAAATCGGGGTGTTTCTGTTATTAAGCTGGCATTGGCTTCTCACGGCTGAGGAGCGATTGGCCATGGCGGCCATGGCGAGGAAAGTGAAGGATTCAGGATTCAGAAGTCAGAAGGCAGAATGAAGCCACACCGATTTATACTGATTTCGATGCTGGTCTCCATGGCGGTGTATTTCGCTGTGACCTGGCCGCTGGGCGCGGAATTCCATGCAGGGATTCCCTCCTCCAACCGTCCTGAGATGGGCGGTGCGCGTTACATGATCCCCGGCGATCATCTACAGTTCCTCTATCAGCTTTGGATGCTGGCAGATTCCTTTACTGGCGGAACTCCGCTTTTCTATCACGTTTATGAGTTCAATCAGGGGAATGATCAGGCGCTTTACAATCCGGGTAGTTATTATTTCCCGTTCGGACTTTTGTATTCTGCTGGGTATGCGCTGGGGGGGCGCGTGGTGGGGTGGAACTTCATGCTTTGTGTGACCGTCTGGCTCATCTATCTATCAACGTGGCTTTTGTTGATGCGGTTTACCCGATCCCTTTTGACGGCGGCTGTGGCGGCCTTGCCGTCCATTCTTCTGCCTTATTTTTACGTTTCGTTACTGGGGGGGAGTCCTACAGGGATGGGGATGCTTTGGGTTCCTCTGATTTTCCTGGGTGTTGATGTAGCCATTCGGAACCGCAGAGTATGGGGTGGAGTCCTGGCCGGGATTTTGCTGTTTATCTGTTCCTGGGTAGATCTGCATGTCTTCTTTTTTGTCTTTCTGGCAACACCGGTTTGGGGCCTGATGAGTTTGGCGTTTAGTCGGTCGGGTGTCCTCCCCAATGTGGGAGGGGCGCTCCGCGCCGCGATAGTCTCTGGGGTAGGCGATGAAGAGTCGCCGCGACGGAGCGCGCCTCCCACATTGAAGCCGTTGGGTTGGGCCGCCTTGCCGATTCTTATCGGCATGGTTGGGGCGTATCTGCAAACCAGCATCATCAAGGCATCACTGGATGATACGTTGCAATCCAAGGGGCGTACGATCAGTGAATCGCTTGGCTATGCCCTGCAGGCAAATGGGTGGTTTAATACGACGCTGGATAATCGGGACAACATTATTTATATCGGCATTTTTGCCGGTGCGATTCTGTTGTTGGGCTGGGTGTTGCTGGCGATTGATTTCTGGCGTTCCGGGTTCCGCGATAAATCCAGGTTTTGGCTACTGACATTAGTGCTAGTGGCTGTTACCGGAATTGCCATACTTGCGCTGGGCCCCAATACTCCGTTTGATCCACAGCATCGTTTGTGGCAGGCCTTGCGCACGTTCATTCCGCCTTACAAGATGATCCGGCAGCCAGCCAAGATTTTTTGTATTCTCACGCCCTTTCTGGGAATTGCGCTCGCGATGTCTGTCGATCGATTGAATGGTGTGGTTCAGAAGCGGGCTTGGAGGTTTTTCCTTGCGGCGGTTATTGTGACTGGCTTGCTTATGGATTATGGACGCCGGTTGGATCCCTCCATCTGTCTGCTCGATTATGAGCAGGGCGGTTACCGGGCGGTGGCCGAGGATGCGGCGAAATGTGGTCGAGAGAATCGGGCCATGGCGATTCCGCTTTGGCCTGGGGATTCGCACTGGAACTCCATTACTGAATATTACGCCACCCTGTACCGTACGAAGATGCTCAACGGTTACTCGCCCTCTGTGTCACGTCAGTATTTCACCAATGTATTTCTCAGGCTTGAAGCCATCAACATGGGTGTGATCAATGATGAGATTCTGGATGGGCTTCTGGCCATGAAGGTAGGTTATTTGATTCTGCATGAAGATGCGTTCCCGCAAAAAGTCAGTCCTTTCCCGGTCTCGCAAACGCTCCGTGAACTGCGACGACATCCTCGTCTCCAGTTTCTGGCAAAGGACAAGGCCGTATGGGCATTCAAAATTCTCGCCCACGGTGAGGCGGGCATCAGACATGCGTCGCCTGCTGAGGTGCCTTTGCTGGGTGGATGGCAATGGGATGCTTGTGATGTGGCGGGGGGGGCGGCTGTAGTCGTGAATGAGGAAACCAATATATTCATGAGACTGTCTGCTCCAGATGGGCGGATTACACTTGATCCGCGTACGCTGTATTCGTTGGCAGGACTTCGCTACGTGGTTTCAGTCCGGGGGAATGGAACCCTTGCCGGATCATACGGAAGCGGGGTGACTGGTGATGCCTTTTCCGTGGCGGTAACCTCTACGGGTGAGTGGACCTGGGCAGAAATCCCCGTGCCAGTACTG
This genomic window contains:
- the pyrC gene encoding dihydroorotase, with product MSTFFFIKGARILDPATRTEEVRDLFIRNGVMAPVPASLPPDTIMVEAKGLVAVPGFIDLHVHLREPGHEAAETVATGCQAAARGGFTAIVVMPNTNPALDTPEQVAALVKRAAAANLIHVLPAPCITLRRAGDEVADLAALGKAGAVAFTDDGCTVSNNDVMELAMREATRLKIPVMDHALDPKLAGRGVMHEGIHSRALGLEGIPSEAETVIVERDIRLSRTTGCAMHIQHVSAAGSVDLIRAARKDGLPVSGELTPHHLALTDASVEAAKPECYKMNPPVRSEADRAALIEGLLDSTLSCFATDHAPHTVETKAKGFRTAPFGVVGLETAVGVTYTLLVKKGLMTELDWVARWTTEPARIIGRRIPSLAHGEPADLVLLDLENEWVVNTQDFASKSRNTPFDGWPLIGRAIKTFCDGRLIWSAPVASPSVLLSDNQQPTTNNPKTNIVLMGFMGTGKSTVGRALARRLGLQFLDMDTLLEERAGKPIARIFAEDGEPHFRSMERTLSQELSQRSGLVIACGGGVVLNPDNIRDYGRSGLVVCLTATPEVIFKRTAKDRNRPLLEEKDRMKRILELLEKRKKMYASIPCQVDTTILTGEQVAGAIMEKYSGGL
- a CDS encoding HAD-IIA family hydrolase, giving the protein MKSLEHIHTKTGFICDMDGVIYHGNQLLPGVTEFVNWLQSEQKKFLFLTNSSERSPRELCHKLKRLGLSVGEEHFYTSALATAAFLASQHPNGSVYVIGESGLTNALYDAGLTNNDINPDYVVVGESHDYTYERICRAVKLVLKGAKLIGTNPDLTGPVEGGLVPATGALMAPIELATGSKAYYVGKPNPLIMRNALKKLGCRREESVIIGDRMDTDIIAGVESEIETILVLTGVSTEADLKHFAYRPTHVLKDLQTLL
- a CDS encoding polysaccharide deacetylase family protein, which translates into the protein MTGHIPFSERNTPWRGGLDLVTGCYPPFLFGGSVGRWLPVFHFHEATVAGLEPYLVYLVDNGYRTVTSEAIAAYVRKGIHPGPKSVALCFDDAWASFWTVAVPLLRKHGLQAITYVSPARMPELASLRPTIESPEGAQADIESSVTPFTSWNELRVLQGSGVVDIQAHTLGHTMIFSDSVIGGFVTPGFLRHPHLYPLADTGDGERYLTPADLGAPLYTQRSRYSDAFRYDNPAAFAACVQRVRENGGADFFTRPDWENCLRKLAESFPGRQETVAQRDAAIFDDLSMARQQLNTQLKTDSVRHMCFPWAIASKPGEIAAEKAGYVTAFGDRLFGRRSVRPGDPPYRLMRLKHQHIYCLPGRGRRTIFTK
- a CDS encoding glycosyltransferase family 4 protein → MSTDCRISISEAFQPRVCLFTDSYFPVVGGGEAHARLLCGEFQLLGVPVFVLTGHKVASSPAFETVDGVAVHRAPPAGYPRMGKYLMLWSSFWRLIRMRREYDVIYVCGIRTLGLIAVLAARLLGKGCILRAESRGEVSGGFIWEKTDGRVNHLLKLMFIGPVILRNMALKKADAFLSIAGVIREEYESCRVSAHKIVSIPNGIDVVRFSPVSPEARSVLRRNLGLPDGRLFAYTGKLNRGKGLEFLTRVWKDWAPQHPDCKLLLIGSGAMQFLSCEEELRHFVAKHAMESAVIFAGSVSNVQEYLQVSDFFVFPSESEALPLALLEALATGLPTVASDIGGCRDIITDGRNGRLAPPNNEAAWVAGLQALVNEPALAAEWGRAGRETVVKTFSIAHIAEEHVKLFRAICGKAAAGE
- a CDS encoding flippase, with the translated sequence MSEAEELHNPPSTGRLLKFTGWNLFGLCAPMAVAFFALPPLRGRMGEDIYGAFMFLLTVINYLSILDLGLGRAVTQSMSARIASRKIEELPAIFWTAMGMMLAFALVGMAIFFPLIPSIVCKWSRIPPGLQTDAAYTLFAAGLGTPFLVLAACLVGVLEAHQKFKLINIIRLPMQTYTFLGPLAVALVSHSLLAPVVALLAGKAVECAIYFAACLWDVPVLRRGVCFQRRLVRQLFVLGGWMSVSSIAMLVLNQINSALMFALLPVAMVGFYATIAEMVIRLLIFPRAWVSVLFPSFSAQHALETGAVASLYAKGVKSLLIFSFPVILVLFAFAGEALTLWQDAAFSAESAGVMRWLTAGIFVYSLSFVPFSLLQGVGRPDVSAKLHLVEIPLTIGLAWVLMKHFGMQGAGVAWFIRCVFETGAMALLANRYAPGSGRAIRRAASVTGVALLCMVVMAMTPSIWVRLAIYPAEIGVFLLLSWHWLLTAEERLAMAAMARKVKDSGFRSQKAE